Part of the Pan paniscus chromosome 3, NHGRI_mPanPan1-v2.0_pri, whole genome shotgun sequence genome is shown below.
TCAGGGCTGTGCCCTGGGGCCTGGCCAACATCCCCCCTCCCCTTGAACCATCAGGAACTGGGCAAGACGCCCACCAGAGGCTTGACCACAGGGGGCGTGCATCCCCTTCTGAGCCTGGGAGACCCTAGGGGAGTGGGTAGCCTGGGCTGGACCCCTGGTGGGCTTGTGTTCTGGATGTCGCTATGGCACTTTGGTCCTCAACTCAAACCCCCACCcctacccaggagtctgagacctcGGCCTTCCCTGGACTTGTTGGGCAGAAAAAGGCACCAAGGACAGGATGAGAAACCCGGAGGGGCAGCCCCACAAATGAGGGCGCTCTGACCTGTCCTCCCATTGCCACCTCACCCAGGAACAGCCCCTCAACTGGTCACAGCCACCAGGAAGCCCCAGGACTGCTCCCACACCACAGCAGTGCCCTCTTCTCCATCCCACCCTCAGGACCTACCCAGGGTCCTCCAGGCAGCCAGGGGCCAGCTCCAGGACAGGGCAGGAGAATGCAGTCCGGGTCTGGCACGTAACTGAGGGTGGGTATGCTCCAGAGAAGTAAGGCAAATGGCCCAGATGACGACCACCTGGGGTAGACCCAGGGTCTCCAGGGAATGGCTCGGGGGCAGAcgctgtgtctgtgtgtgcaggaTCTGCCCCCACCAGCAGGaagagggcaggagggaggcaaAGAGGAGGTGCCCAGGACTTGTACCCTGGCTGccaagcagggtggggtgttttCATGAGGATTGCTTTTAACCAAAAGTCCTCAGCCTTCTGCAGACCCAGGGCAGAGGCGAGTTGCTCTACATCATGTGCTTTAAGTAGAGCCCTTTGCCAGCCAGGAGGCCCAGCCACCCCTTTCCCTGCCCTGTGGCTTTGGGGGGAGACACAGAATCACCTCAAGGCCCCAGCCCACTCAGCGCACGGTGCACACATCCAGGATGCAGAAGCGTGCGCggcaggtggggcagggcacGCGGCTGGCCAGCCAGGTGTCAGGGCGCAGGGGGTCCTGGCGGCTGGCGAACCACTTGCCCATGCAGGTGAGGCACCACATGGGGCGGCAGTAACACTGCTGGCACTCGCCTGTGGCTGCCTCCTGGCAGGTCTTCACCAGCTTCACGCTGGCACGTGTCTGCATGCAGCCTATGCAGGCCTCCAGCTCCTGTGGGCAGGTGGAGCGTCACCAGGAGCCCAGGCAGACGCCCGTGggcacccacccatccacccggCCCTGGCCCAGGCCCCCCACCTGGCTGCTGGGCACTGAGTAGGCCGGGTTGACCTCTACCAGGGAGGCAAATGTCTCCAGGAACAGGTCGCCCAGGCTCTGGTGGATGACCACATGGGCTGCCCTGCGGATGGGTGCCCGGAGCTTCTCGCAGAGCTCCCCGTACTCAGTGGAGTTCAGCCTGCAGGGAGGAGAGCTGCTGGGCCCCTCTGCAGGGCAAAGGGAGCGGAAGATGGAGGCCACACCCCAAGGAGTGACAGGGCAGCTGTCGCACCAGGACCAACCAGGAGAGATGGCCCTAAGGCCAGAGCCCACGGACCCAGTGCCAGACGGCCCAGCCTGGGCATGGGGCGGACCTAGGAGCAAGGCAGCTGTCCAGCCTGAGGGCTGCACTGTCCTGAGTGCTCCCCAAGAATCTGGGGGAGGTGGCTCCAGGGAGTGGAAGGGGAGGCCAAGAGTGCAGGGGGACCCGAGGGAGGGCTATGCAGGAGGGCTCAGTGACTGGTGTCTTGTGGACACCTTGCCTGGTGTCACACAAGCCCAGGAGTGTTGGAGTCCACACCAGCTACACCCAGCACCTCCCAGGGGTTGTGGCGCCAGAGCCTGGctctggcctgccatgtgccCTCCGCACCCCCGCAGGCACCACACTCTTACCAGATGTCAAAGGCCTGCACAGCAGGGTTGGTGCTGGCCACACGGATGGTGAGGAGCTGCACGGGCAAGTTCGAGTCTGGCGAGAGCTCATGCTGCCGAGACTCCGTCACAGTCAGGTGCACGTCCTGCTGCTGGGCCACGTGCACTCGGTAGGTGGTTACCTTCATCACCCACGTGTCTGTCACAATCACACGGGCACCTGGTGCACCGGTGGCAAACTTGTCAATCCGCCGGAACTCAGTGTTGACGGAGGAGGCAACAGCCTGCCAGCCAGACTGTGGGAGGGCGTAGAGGGCCAGGGTGCGCGCCAGTGGGTGGCAGGCCCACCGGTCACGG
Proteins encoded:
- the TMEM129 gene encoding E3 ubiquitin-protein ligase TM129 isoform X1 is translated as MDSPEVTFTLAYLVFAVCFVFTPNEFHAAGLTVQNLLSGWLGSEDAAFVPFHLRRTAATLLCHSLLPLGYYVGMCLAASEKRLHALSQAPEAWRLFLLLAVTLPSIACILIYYWSRDRWACHPLARTLALYALPQSGWQAVASSVNTEFRRIDKFATGAPGARVIVTDTWVMKVTTYRVHVAQQQDVHLTVTESRQHELSPDSNLPVQLLTIRVASTNPAVQAFDIWLNSTEYGELCEKLRAPIRRAAHVVIHQSLGDLFLETFASLVEVNPAYSVPSSQELEACIGCMQTRASVKLVKTCQEAATGECQQCYCRPMWCLTCMGKWFASRQDPLRPDTWLASRVPCPTCRARFCILDVCTVR
- the TMEM129 gene encoding E3 ubiquitin-protein ligase TM129 isoform X2 encodes the protein MDSPEVTFTLAYLVFAVCFVFTPNEFHAAGLTVQNLLSGWLGSEDAAFVPFHLRRTAATLLCHSLLPLGYYVGMCLAASEKRLHALSQAPEAWRLFLLLAVTLPSIACILIYYWSRDRWACHPLARTLALYALPQSGWQAVASSVNTEFRRIDKFATGAPGARVIVTDTWVMKVTTYRVHVAQQQDVHLTVTESRQHELSPDSNLPVQLLTIRVASTNPAVQAFDIWSWRPA